From one Coffea eugenioides isolate CCC68of chromosome 11, Ceug_1.0, whole genome shotgun sequence genomic stretch:
- the LOC113753636 gene encoding 60S ribosomal protein L13a-2-like has translation MIPHKIKRGAAALARLKVYEGVPPPYDKTKRMVIPDALKVLRLQAGHKYCLLGRLSSEVGWNYADTIRELEAKRKKRDLAEELKLAARSRNPPSSPVDLHRQELYILLILEVSKKISSTAYMSAQKLWL, from the exons ATGATTCCGCATAAAATCAAGAGAGGAGCAGCTGCCCTGGCGAGGTTGAAGGTGTACGAGGGAGTACCTCCGCCTTATGATAAAACCAAGAGGATGGTTATCCCTGATGCTCTCAAGGTTTTGAGGCTCCAGGCTGGTCACAAGTACTGTTTGCTGGGTCGGCTATCGTCTGAAGTTGGGTGGAACTACGCTGATACAATCAGGGAGCTAGAGGCTAAGAGAAAGAAGAGGGACTTGGCGGAGGAATTGAAGCTCGCCGCACGCTCACGGAACCCACCATCATCGCCCGTGGATCTTCATCGTCAAGAGCTCT ATATATTGCTCATTTTGGAGGTTTCGAAGAAGATTAGCAGTACGGCTTACATGTCGGCTCAAAAACTGTGGTTATAG